A stretch of Kaistella flava (ex Peng et al. 2021) DNA encodes these proteins:
- the hpt gene encoding hypoxanthine phosphoribosyltransferase — MDIVKIHDKEFVPYMKNDEIQALIKDLAQKVYEDYKDEVPVFIGVLNGVIMFFSDFLKHYPGQCEIAFLQMSSYVGGLQSTGIVYKKMDLTKEVEGRHIILMEDIIDTGNTIESLFEYFKNTQRPKSLKVASLLLKPDVYKKEFKIDYVAKEIPNKFVLGYGLDYDELGRNLPDLYQLSEGRINH; from the coding sequence ATGGATATAGTTAAAATTCACGATAAAGAATTCGTCCCGTACATGAAAAACGACGAAATTCAAGCACTCATTAAAGATCTTGCACAGAAAGTTTATGAGGATTATAAAGATGAAGTCCCTGTTTTTATAGGAGTTTTGAATGGCGTTATCATGTTTTTCTCAGACTTCCTAAAGCACTATCCAGGACAATGCGAAATTGCTTTTCTTCAAATGAGTTCTTATGTAGGAGGACTACAATCTACAGGAATTGTCTATAAAAAAATGGACTTAACCAAAGAAGTTGAAGGTCGTCATATCATCTTAATGGAGGATATCATCGATACTGGAAACACGATTGAAAGTTTATTCGAATACTTTAAAAACACGCAGCGTCCAAAATCTTTAAAAGTAGCCTCTTTATTATTAAAGCCGGACGTTTACAAAAAAGAGTTTAAAATCGATTACGTTGCTAAAGAGATCCCAAATAAATTTGTCTTAGGTTACGGACTTGATTATGATGAATTAGGAAGAAATCTTCCAGACTTATATCAATTATCTGAAGGAAGAATAAATCACTAA
- a CDS encoding adenylate kinase has protein sequence MINIVLFGPPGSGKGTQAQNLIEKFNLKQISTGDLFRYNMKNNTALGELAKSYIDKGELVPDQVTIDMLTDELKKPCDAQGFIFDGFPRTATQTEALEQIVKEVLNSDINVCLSLIVEDKVLVERLLKRGETSGRTDDSNQEIISNRIKEYYAKTAEVAELYKQQGKYVEVNGVGAIDEISEKLFAEVEKIK, from the coding sequence ATGATAAATATCGTTCTATTCGGTCCTCCAGGAAGCGGAAAAGGTACACAAGCACAGAATTTGATTGAAAAATTCAATTTGAAACAAATTTCTACTGGTGACTTATTTCGTTACAATATGAAAAACAACACCGCATTAGGTGAGTTAGCAAAATCATATATCGACAAAGGCGAATTGGTTCCAGACCAAGTAACCATTGACATGTTGACCGATGAATTGAAAAAACCATGTGATGCACAAGGATTTATTTTCGACGGATTTCCAAGAACAGCAACCCAGACAGAAGCTTTGGAACAAATCGTTAAAGAAGTTTTAAACAGCGATATCAATGTTTGCCTTTCTTTAATAGTAGAAGATAAGGTTTTAGTTGAACGCCTGTTGAAAAGAGGAGAAACCAGTGGAAGAACTGATGATTCAAATCAAGAAATCATCAGCAATAGAATTAAAGAATATTACGCAAAAACTGCAGAAGTTGCCGAGTTGTACAAACAACAGGGAAAATATGTAGAAGTAAACGGAGTTGGAGCAATCGATGAAATCTCTGAAAAACTTTTTGCGGAAGTAGAAAAAATAAAATAA
- the obgE gene encoding GTPase ObgE — protein MSNFVDYVKIHCTSGHGGGGSAHLNREKYVPKGGPDGGDGGRGGHVILKGNAHEWTLLPLRYTRHIKAERGKNGSKNQLTGAYGEDVYIEVPLGTIAKNEEGEVVAEILEHGQEIILMHGGKGGKGNEHFKSSTNQTPRYAQPGLPGEEGYITFELKLLADVGLVGFPNAGKSTLLAAVSAAKPKIANYAFTTLTPNLGIVDYRNYKSFVMADIPGIIEGAAEGKGLGHRFLRHIERNSILLFLIPADSESHFEEFKILENELQEYNPELLDKDFIISISKADLLDDELKAEISKEFPENKQPIFFSAVTQEGLMELKDAIWKQLHG, from the coding sequence ATGTCAAATTTCGTAGATTACGTAAAAATCCATTGTACAAGTGGTCATGGTGGTGGAGGCTCAGCGCATCTTAACCGTGAGAAATATGTTCCAAAAGGTGGACCTGATGGTGGAGATGGTGGACGTGGTGGTCACGTAATTTTAAAAGGAAATGCGCACGAGTGGACTTTGCTTCCACTGAGATACACAAGACACATTAAAGCAGAACGCGGTAAAAACGGGAGTAAAAACCAGTTAACCGGTGCTTATGGTGAAGACGTCTATATTGAAGTTCCGCTTGGAACCATTGCTAAAAATGAAGAAGGAGAAGTTGTTGCTGAAATTTTAGAACATGGTCAGGAAATTATCTTGATGCACGGTGGAAAAGGTGGAAAAGGTAATGAGCATTTTAAATCTTCTACCAATCAAACTCCAAGATATGCACAACCGGGATTGCCTGGTGAAGAAGGCTATATCACTTTTGAATTAAAATTGCTTGCTGATGTAGGATTAGTAGGATTTCCAAATGCTGGAAAATCAACTTTACTGGCAGCAGTTTCTGCAGCAAAACCAAAAATTGCCAACTACGCTTTTACAACGTTGACGCCCAATTTAGGAATTGTAGATTACCGGAATTACAAATCTTTCGTAATGGCAGATATTCCAGGAATCATCGAAGGTGCTGCGGAAGGTAAAGGTCTTGGACATCGATTCTTAAGACATATTGAAAGAAACTCCATTCTTTTATTCTTAATTCCGGCCGATTCAGAAAGTCATTTTGAGGAGTTTAAAATTCTGGAAAATGAATTGCAGGAATATAATCCGGAGCTTTTAGATAAAGATTTCATTATTTCTATTTCTAAAGCAGATCTTTTAGATGATGAATTGAAAGCTGAAATTTCTAAAGAATTCCCTGAAAACAAGCAACCTATTTTCTTTTCAGCTGTTACCCAAGAAGGATTAATGGAATTGAAAGATGCAATCTGGAAACAGTTACACGGATAA
- a CDS encoding DUF6438 domain-containing protein: MKYVLSLFSFLLIVSCATTKTTSKYSKIEYSAGPCFGFCPIFKMTINSDRTATFEAERFNFSRDTESQKSEGSFQGKIDQEHYNQLISLLDSLPKDLKDDYGNKNVTDLPTSNLTLNYQDGHLKKVQDYGKRGTPELVKVYQFFEDLKTNQNWTKIE; this comes from the coding sequence ATGAAATACGTACTCAGTCTTTTCTCTTTCCTTCTGATCGTTTCGTGCGCTACAACTAAAACAACTTCCAAGTATTCCAAAATTGAATATTCTGCCGGACCTTGTTTTGGCTTCTGCCCTATTTTTAAAATGACGATTAACAGCGACAGAACTGCAACATTTGAAGCAGAACGCTTTAATTTCTCGCGAGATACAGAATCACAAAAAAGCGAAGGATCTTTCCAAGGAAAAATTGATCAGGAACATTACAATCAATTAATTTCCCTTCTGGATTCTTTACCCAAAGATTTAAAAGATGATTATGGAAATAAAAACGTTACCGATCTGCCAACTTCTAATTTAACCCTTAATTATCAAGATGGACACCTTAAAAAAGTCCAGGATTACGGCAAACGTGGAACACCAGAGTTAGTAAAAGTATATCAGTTTTTTGAAGATTTAAAAACCAATCAAAATTGGACGAAGATTGAATAA
- a CDS encoding DEAD/DEAH box helicase: MNFTDLNLIDPIAKALKEEGYTQPTPIQQKSIPHILQGRDLLGTAQTGTGKTAAFAIPILQNLAIKNAKNNHIKVLILTPTRELAIQIDESFKSYGRHLKLRNLVVFGGVKQAAQENALRRGVDILVATPGRLLDFISQGIISLKHLEVFVLDEADRMLDMGFVHDVKRIIKLLPPKRQTLFFSATFPEEINKLASSMLTNPIQVEVAPVSATADTIQQKVYFVDKDNKLDLLTHILQQEIKESVLVFSRTKHGADKIARKLQSHKISAEAIHGNKSQNQRQNALTNFKSGKTRILVATDIAARGIDIDELKYVVNFELSDVSETYVHRIGRTGRAGAEGSSISFVDGLDLLNLKNTEKLIGKKIPVEKEHPFHTENLVAEKRDSNNKPFRPRPQGQGNASNSHSKKPNNKSNFSRGK, from the coding sequence TTGAATTTTACCGACTTAAACTTAATTGATCCTATCGCAAAAGCGCTTAAGGAAGAGGGTTACACCCAACCAACACCTATTCAACAAAAATCGATTCCCCACATATTGCAAGGCAGAGATTTACTGGGAACCGCACAAACCGGAACAGGAAAAACTGCAGCATTTGCGATTCCTATCCTACAAAATTTAGCAATCAAAAATGCTAAAAACAATCACATTAAAGTTTTAATTCTTACTCCAACGAGAGAATTAGCCATTCAGATTGATGAGAGTTTCAAATCTTACGGAAGACACTTGAAATTAAGAAATCTAGTGGTTTTCGGAGGTGTAAAACAAGCTGCCCAAGAAAACGCTTTAAGAAGAGGCGTTGATATTTTGGTAGCAACTCCAGGAAGATTACTGGATTTTATTTCTCAAGGAATTATTTCATTAAAGCATTTAGAAGTTTTCGTTTTAGACGAAGCAGACAGAATGCTTGATATGGGATTTGTTCACGATGTGAAGAGAATTATTAAATTGCTTCCACCAAAAAGACAAACCCTATTCTTCTCGGCGACGTTCCCGGAAGAAATTAACAAATTAGCGAGCTCTATGCTTACTAATCCAATTCAGGTTGAAGTAGCGCCCGTTTCTGCAACGGCTGATACGATTCAACAGAAAGTATATTTCGTTGATAAAGACAACAAACTGGATCTGTTAACGCATATTTTACAGCAAGAAATTAAGGAATCTGTTTTGGTATTTTCACGTACAAAACATGGTGCTGATAAAATTGCCAGAAAACTACAAAGCCATAAAATTTCTGCAGAAGCAATTCACGGAAATAAATCTCAGAATCAAAGACAGAACGCTCTTACTAATTTTAAATCTGGAAAAACGAGAATCTTAGTTGCGACTGATATTGCAGCCAGAGGAATCGACATCGATGAGTTGAAATATGTAGTAAATTTTGAATTGTCTGACGTGTCTGAAACTTATGTTCACCGTATTGGTAGAACAGGAAGAGCGGGTGCAGAAGGAAGTTCAATTTCTTTCGTTGACGGTCTGGATTTATTAAATCTAAAGAACACAGAGAAACTAATCGGCAAGAAAATTCCGGTTGAAAAAGAACATCCTTTCCATACTGAGAATTTAGTAGCTGAAAAAAGAGATTCTAATAACAAACCTTTCAGACCAAGACCGCAAGGCCAAGGGAATGCAAGTAACAGTCATAGTAAGAAGCCTAACAATAAGAGTAATTTTTCGAGAGGAAAATAG
- a CDS encoding 1-acyl-sn-glycerol-3-phosphate acyltransferase encodes MKKKFDSIRFYHPEEVNPAIRFIMRHPMMKLLLHYSLPNISDEKIQQIVGDIHSIEDFQKFIIYPSIKNVLKASSDGFTISGAENLNKKESYLFISNHRDILLDTCLLNFALLEKGLNLTASVIGDNLVQRDLYLILAKLNRNFFVKRSAAPRELLENSKLLSEYIFQLLTSENRSVWIAQREGRAKDGNDFTQAGVLKMISMFDEQSKPCQYFKKLKVVPVSISYELDPTDKLKVEKMCADHLNQEKHKNEDFLNIMTGVSGQKKRIHLHFGKIEDEIYTDIENSVSNSNKQIQKLAEVLTKKIVEGYKLWPSNYIAADLLKNSTLYSKYYTEQEKQFFIKRMNLSIVKNNHCMNQALLEMYANPVFNKLNL; translated from the coding sequence ATGAAAAAGAAATTCGACAGCATAAGATTTTATCATCCCGAAGAAGTGAATCCTGCAATACGCTTTATAATGCGCCATCCTATGATGAAACTTCTTCTGCATTATAGTCTTCCTAATATTTCAGATGAAAAAATACAGCAAATTGTTGGCGATATCCATTCTATCGAAGATTTTCAGAAATTCATTATTTACCCAAGTATCAAGAATGTTTTGAAAGCAAGTTCTGACGGGTTTACTATTTCTGGAGCAGAAAATTTGAATAAAAAGGAATCTTATCTTTTTATATCCAATCACCGGGATATTCTTTTAGACACCTGTTTGTTAAATTTTGCTTTGTTAGAGAAAGGTTTAAACCTGACAGCATCGGTCATTGGAGATAATTTGGTGCAAAGAGATTTATACCTTATTTTGGCAAAACTAAACCGGAATTTTTTTGTAAAACGTAGTGCAGCGCCAAGGGAACTTTTAGAAAACAGCAAACTTTTATCTGAATATATTTTCCAATTGTTAACCAGTGAAAATCGCTCGGTTTGGATTGCGCAGCGAGAAGGTCGTGCTAAAGATGGTAATGATTTCACCCAAGCTGGCGTTTTGAAAATGATTTCTATGTTTGATGAGCAAAGTAAACCTTGTCAATATTTTAAAAAATTAAAAGTAGTTCCTGTTTCTATTTCTTATGAGTTAGACCCGACAGACAAATTGAAAGTTGAAAAAATGTGCGCAGATCATCTGAATCAAGAAAAGCACAAAAACGAAGATTTTCTCAATATTATGACGGGCGTTTCTGGCCAAAAGAAAAGAATTCACTTGCATTTTGGCAAGATAGAAGATGAGATTTATACGGATATTGAAAACTCCGTTTCGAATTCTAATAAGCAAATACAGAAGTTGGCAGAGGTTTTAACCAAAAAAATTGTAGAGGGTTACAAACTTTGGCCAAGTAATTATATTGCTGCAGATTTACTGAAAAACAGCACTCTATATTCGAAATATTATACTGAACAGGAAAAGCAATTCTTTATCAAAAGAATGAATTTAAGCATTGTTAAAAATAATCATTGTATGAATCAAGCGCTTTTGGAAATGTACGCAAATCCTGTTTTTAACAAACTAAATCTATAA
- a CDS encoding TatD family hydrolase gives MIDTHTHLYSEEFDEDRKEMIERALNKGVSKFYLPAINSETHEKMLALESEYPNQIISMMGLHPCYVKPESWEQELKLVEDYLNQRPFAAIGEIGIDLYWDKTTLDIQVKAFEQQIDWAIEKDLPIVIHTRESFDETFEVLDRKKHPKLRGIFHCFSGDLDQAKRAINLNFILGIGGVVTFKNGKIDQFLNEIPLDKIVLETDSPYLAPVPHRGKRNESSYLDLVVGKLVNIYNKDFSEIDRITTDNANRIFNR, from the coding sequence ATGATCGATACCCACACTCACTTGTATTCCGAAGAATTCGACGAAGACCGAAAAGAAATGATCGAAAGAGCTTTAAATAAAGGCGTTTCCAAATTTTATCTCCCAGCCATTAATTCTGAAACGCACGAAAAAATGCTCGCTTTGGAAAGTGAATATCCAAATCAGATTATTTCTATGATGGGATTACATCCATGTTATGTAAAACCAGAATCGTGGGAACAGGAACTGAAATTAGTTGAAGATTATTTAAACCAAAGACCATTCGCAGCCATCGGAGAAATCGGAATTGATTTGTATTGGGATAAAACCACTTTAGATATTCAGGTAAAAGCTTTTGAACAACAAATCGATTGGGCGATTGAAAAAGATCTACCCATTGTTATTCATACCAGAGAAAGTTTCGATGAAACATTTGAAGTTTTAGACCGAAAAAAGCATCCAAAATTACGGGGGATTTTCCATTGCTTCTCAGGAGATTTGGACCAGGCAAAAAGAGCGATTAACCTAAACTTCATTTTAGGAATCGGTGGAGTAGTCACCTTTAAAAATGGAAAGATCGATCAATTCTTAAACGAAATCCCTTTAGATAAAATCGTCTTAGAAACCGACTCTCCTTATTTAGCTCCTGTTCCACATCGCGGAAAAAGAAACGAAAGTTCTTATCTGGATTTGGTTGTTGGAAAACTCGTGAATATTTACAATAAAGACTTTTCCGAAATCGATAGAATTACTACAGATAACGCAAATCGGATTTTTAATAGGTAA